The Halictus rubicundus isolate RS-2024b chromosome 18, iyHalRubi1_principal, whole genome shotgun sequence genome contains the following window.
TCGCATAAAAGAAGACATTGATGGCGCGCATGCGCCGAAGTATCGAGCCATTGATTTCGCTGGGTTTAACTCGGATCTGGCATGGACCAGGTTTCTCGTCTAATCGAGTGCTATCGTACTGACATTTTTCCGGTTACTTTCGTAATATCACTGATAAACGTCTAAACAATTTATTCGTCGTGGTAACGGGTAATTTTCATTggactttttttttcttaaaaattaacttTGCTTTCTGTGTCGCATTAAAGAAGCATCTCGAGTTGCGCATGCTTGTACGCATTAAACCATTGATTTCTGCGAGTTTAACGCGGCTCTAAAATGTGGTAAGTTTCACATTGAAAATAGTTTTGTTACAATTTGCTTTGactatatgtatgaatgtctcGAATCATTGCAACAATTTGTCGAATTATGAGAGTTGTACATGAGGTGAAAATTAAATAGATTTCGATCAGAAAACGCTCTTCTTTACATGCAGCCAATGTCCGGATACGTTCTGCTTGCTTCGACTGAAATACTTTTCGATGCCTATTTTTGATTGCGGTTAATTATCGGCGTGTGCATAGCAAGTCGTTCTAAATGTCGCTTTCCgttcgtttatcctttcctttgtGCTTTCTTCCCAAAACTTCGataatttccaaaaaatatatTACGAACATTTTTGTACGTCGAAATGCTCAGAAATTTGATGAAAATTTTTGTCCTTGTTAGACTCTaacaatgtattttttaaataacaaatagAACTATACTAATCGGCTATGTTTGCAATACAGTGgttttgtaaattaaatttgaacTATATTTGCTTCCATTTTACCtgtttatttcaattttgttttttatttccaGCAAAAAGATAGAAATCATTGGTAGAATGACGGCCATGAGTCAGGACGAAATTGTGGCTGGTGCCAGAACTGTGGCCCAGGGGTTGGAAGCCCTTCGTGTAGAACACGAGGGACTTCTACAGGGCCTACAATCCCAAGATGCACCAGCTGCAAGAGACAAATCCAGCTTGTTGTCAAGAAACATTGAGTTGATAAAGTTGGGTCTTGGAGAGGCTGAAGTCATGATGGCTCTGGCCAACCACTTGCAAAAGGTTGAGGCTGAAAAACAGAAGCTTAGAACACAAGTGAAAAGGCTTTGCCAGGAGAATGCATGGTTAAGAGACGAATTGGCTGGAACACAACAAAAACTACAAGCCAGCGAACAAGCTGTAAGTAATAATGTTACGTTCGGATCATATTAAGCTATCCAGGAAGACCAAATCACAATTGTAGTACACATGATTATTTTTTAGGTAGCCGCATTGGAAGAAGCCAACAAACATTTAGAATTCATGGAAGATATGAGACAATACGATCCTGATCCTCCTGCTGATGATGAGACTTCGAAAGATAGGCCAAAAAGAGATCCCGTAGTTGATTTGTTTCCAGATGATGATGTTGTGGACGAGCGAAATAGTAAGTGTATGTTCACTTTTTATTTCTATCGTCAAGTGGTCGAATTTCCTTTAAGTCTGTGTGAAAGTTATTCTCGAATTTTATTGTGATCTTCTTGAAATCTTGAAAAGCATAGTTTAAAGGGTACTCAAAACTTGTTGGCGATACACACATTATTGTTCTagcatattaaaataaaattccatctTCACATAGACTTAAGTCATCGATAAGGACCATCTTTTGCAAAGCTCGTCATTTTGATTATAGCAATATCACCGACACCGCCATCACAGTTTGCACAAGTGAACGCCGGATATGAAATACCTGCGCGCTTACGTACACTGCACAATTTGGTTATTCAGTACGCAGCCCAAGGTCGTTACGAAGTGGCGGTGCCACTTTGTAAGCAAGCGCTGGAGGATTTGGAGAAAACTTCCGGTCACGACCATCCAGACGTGGCCACGATGTTAAATATTCTTGCTTTAGTGTACAGAgatcaaaataaatttaaagaAGCAGCAAACTTGTTGAATGATGCTTTGTCTATTCGAGAAAAGACACTGGGCGAAAATCATCCTGCAGTTGCTGCTACTTTGAACAATCTAGCTGTTTTGTATGGCAAACGGGGCAAATATAAGGAAGCCGAGCCACTGTGCAAGCGTGCCCTTGCGATCAGAGAACTGGTTCTTGGACGTGATCACCCGGACGTTGCGAAACAGTTAAACAACCTCGCGTTGCTTTGTCAGAATCAAGCGAAATACGAGGAAGTTCAACGTTATTATCAACGGGCACTTGAAATCTATGAAATGAAACTTGGCCCGGATGATCCTAACGTTGCAAAAACGAAAAACAACTTGGCGTCGTGTTTCTTGAAACAGGGAAAGTACAAGGAAGCAGAAGTTCTGTACAAACAAGTGTTGACCAGAGCGCACGAGAAAGAATTTGGTGCTATTGCTAGCGATAATAAACCAATTTGGCAGGTAAAGTAAGTTCCATAACTGTTGCTTATGTAGGGTAGAACTCGCACAAGCATTTGTTATGATATGTTCTGAAACTCAGGTCGccgaagaaagagaagaaaataagCATAAAAATAAAGGAAACGCCCCCTACGGAGAATACGGAGGTTGGCACAAAGCAGCTAAAGTAGATTCTCCTACGGTAACAACTACTTTGAAAAATCTAGGCGCGCTATATCGAAGACAAGGGAAATACGAGGCAGCGGATACTCTCGAGGATTGTGCTCTGAGGTCACGAAAGGAGGTTAGTCGAATTACTATATATACAATTGCActtgttcgaatatttttactgtaTCAAAGTTTTGCTAAAGTAGTACAGTAAAAGCAGTTGCTACTAGACACTATTTTACGCTGTTCAGTCACGCTGTGAATGATTCATTTATCATCGAATCAATTCGAAATAAGAGTCGATGCGATAAGCATACTTGTTGCTCAAGTTGTGCGTCTCTTTTGAAGCAGACATTGGAGTTCGTGAAGCAAGGAAAGGTCGCGCAAATTCTAGGGGAAGGAAAGGGATCGACAAGACGCGGTTCGCGATCCAGTTTAGCCAATAGCGAGCACGAGCAGCATGACGAGGTACGTTGTGTTAGACGATAAGTGATATGTATACATATTAGTTTGCACTGCATGTCGTAGCACACGAGTTAGTCGTCTACTatccttttcttctttctttttgttcttttttcgtTATCCGGCCCGTTCTGACGAATTGGCGATACAACACACAATCACAGAGCTCGCTGGCGCTGGCACAAAGGGCGCTACACGAAGGACAGTCTGGCCACCACGACGCTAGTTCTAACAAACCCGGTTTTAAAAACAAGATTTTTCAAGCTTTCGGGATTCACTCTTCCACGTAGGATTATCTTTCGTCTGTAGTATTGCTACTATCGTTCAATTATGCCCGATCACTCAAAGATTTGTCAGTGTATCACTCGAGGTCTATACtcccagggagagagagagatgataCTCGATCGTTGACGAATATTAATGAGGATTTATCGGAACGGTGCCTGTCTATGATTCGTCTTATCATAAAAACTGTCCCTGGATTGAAAGCTGCTACGGACACGACCTTAGTGACAACGCGTATTACTAGAAGGCATTAAGTGTGTAGTTGATTTGTAGGAACTGGCCTTTTTTTGGCTATTCTGGGCATTTGATTCTATTTCCCGCAGCCAGGTATCAGCCGGTAACAGCACATCGTAACTGCacattctttcttttttttttttttacattcacGAGCGTTTCGAGTAACGTTTGTTGCTACTCCGATCTGACCATCTCGAGAATATATTTCGTATAGAAAATATTGAAGCCTTTACAAAACACTTCCACACGTAAACTGTGATAATAATGCCTTTCGATTAGTTTCTTttggtgtttttttttctcagtTAAATGGAGCACAGCGAATATTTGTACGTGTCACGTTGTTGGAAAATTAATCCGAGTTCGGAGGAGGTGCTCTTAAATGAAGAATTCTATTCTTCGCatcatattatttatttgtaacgATAAAATAGGACCGTTAAAACTTCTTACGCTTGTATACAAAGCCATATAGAAAGCGATTAGACTAAACGATGCTTCCAAAGTTTATTACTTTCATAACGGAATGTACAGTTTACTGTTTCACGCGGTACTCTTGGCTGATAGAAAGAGGTCGGTAATGGTAGAAACGAGAGAATCGAGCCATTCTTTTTTCCTGAAGCCAAAAATACTGTAAAGCTACGCACACAGAGTACTACGAGTAGTCGATCCTTAGCAGCAGCTTTGCTTAACTATATAGTTCAGTATAGATTTGCAAAGGTGACCATTTATAACTAATGTGCAGAGAATATTAATAGTACTATGACGATCGACAGGTGAACGAGTGAAGAAAACGCATTTATTGTCTATGAAAGATATTTCATACAATGTTTTCTTACAGTTTATTCTGATTTTACTACAAACACATACATACAcaaacacacgcacacgcacacacttaCACAATCATATACAACCTATCCCGAGTTTTCCAACAATTCGTATGATCACTTTGCATTCATTTTCCCTTTTATGTGATAATGCGTTTACTTTAAATTATAAATGCAAGACATTTTATCTGGCTTATGGTTACGTTGAGTCTTACCTTTTACTATTATTATGATGTGAGGTGTCTCGAGAATAACGTAATTTTAACTGTTTCGTCTTCAGAGTATTATATATTTGTAAAGAATGGATACAACTCGTGCAATTCATGTTACTTAAATTTGTGGAATGGTCTGTTCATCTTTTGCACCTAAATTAACTTCATTGTTTTAGAAGCGTGGTAGATCGCATTTTTTTTCTACAAGCTGTGAAGTCAGTTTGAGTGAAAAAGATACAGAGATTATGCTGtgcatattttattattattaatattattttaaatgagTCTCATTTCTATAACAAGTGATTATTGTATTTTAGAACGATACAAAGGATAGTTTTTATCTATGAGGCACCTTGTATCCGAGTTTTAATCGATACAGATGACATTTTGAGTTTCTATTTAAACAAAAGAACAAACAAGTACATTGTTAGGCTAATGAATACACAATGTAATGTTTAAACTTGCAATCagtaagaaattgaaataatttaatataagtAGTGCCTTGATACTTTAACGAGcaaatgaataaattattttctaacTGAAATAACGTATCCTATTTGTTATTTGATTCACATTCTTGGGAAGGACCCCGTGTATAGGATTTATCATATTCTCCATGTGTCTGTGTTTTATTATGATCATCGTTATTTTGTTATTTGGTAATTATGTGTAGAAAGATACGTACCTTCTGTTGAACAAACCAGAGAATGTGTATAACCGGTTTGCATTGTTAATTCTACTCGCACGCATTTGTGTTCTTAACCATCATTGTTACCagtcgtttttctttttcgatatcCTGTGTTGTCGTTTTGTTTCGCTTTGATTTGAGTACTCTGCGGGCCGGGACTTAGATAAAAGGATGTCACCTTAAGGAGTACGATTTCGTCTGGACCGGAAACGGAACAAAAGTAATTTATCTAACAGGTGCGTATCCGTAGACATACGTAGatcatattctgtatattgtatatttgtTTCAATGTTTTTTCGTGTCAATGCACAGAAGAGTCTTTTTTCCGTTGTCATTACCAACAACCGCATACATTGTCCGACTTACACTTTTTTCCCACATTTTTgtttggtttttattttttaattttttttagatattaCCTATACGCAAACCTTTCTTTCGAACTGTAATAAACACATTGTAACAGTCGCATCATCTTGCGAAACATTAATTACTGCTCCTAAGCATGGAACACTAAACAATTGTCATTTGTACATATACAAACACACTTTTATACGAGCAGTAATTGACTGTACTGTAAATGTGGATAGATCACACATATTTGcttgttatacatatgaaattTATGTAATGTTTTTTCAGCTTCTATAATATTGAGCAGTGTTAACAAAGAATCTCGTGTTTTCGGTGGAAATTCATAAGAACAATTTACCCGAAAAGGAAGAGGCTTCTTGATTAAGTTCTTGTACTCTTGTACTCTTATACTCTTCAGCTCTTAAAGTATCATTACAGTTGAAACTTTTTCTGCAGATCCGAATAAAGTGCATAAAAGTTTAGTGAAACGAAATCGAAGACACGAGATCCACAGTGTTACTCGAGGAGACCATCACTCTAGAAACGTTTTCTCCTTCTGTTGCAGGACAAGAAGTACTTCGTACGCACGCAATAAAGGATACTATGTAAGAAACATATGCGAATCGATGAGTTTGAATGACGTACAGGGCTCTGCATTGTTTAACACCCAACTAAACATTGTCTGACGTCCGCTACCTGTCTGGATCATTAAACGTATACAGCACATTCCAGCTGCTTTTAATCAGGCGCACTGTAATGAAGTACTTCATGTTGCTCAATTTAACCCGGTAACGATTGCGGCTTTGTGCTATGCGACTGATACAATTTGGTATAGCGATATGGTTGCCAGGTAAATTGGTCTATCCTGCTCCGAATGTACCGTCTGAATCAAACGGATTCGAAACAGCCGAAAGAAGATGAAGAAATCATCATCCGAGCGAATTGCGCATCACCGAAAAGAAAACAGAAGAACGAAAACTATGAGTTGCTGACCTAAAACGACCGCGATGTATTCAGTTTCCCTACGCATCATACAGACGATTAAGCGATGAAAACATTTCGAACATCTGCGTATACATATCTTTTTGTTGCTCATGCATGCTACGATCACGATTACGCGACAGGAATCATTCCGTGAGCAAACTTGTTTCGACCAAACACCAACCGAAATGAAACCGTCTTTAGAGAGATGCTTCAAAAATTGCTGACTTCTTTACCAATATAACTGAATGAATGGTTCGGTCATAAACACAGTGAAAcaattgttttacttttcctGTCTTTTTCTCTTTGaacaaagttttatatatatatatatctgtatTACTTCTGAATTTGATTAGGACCGAAGTTAACACGTCTGAAACGAGAGGGCAATTTTTGAAGCATTAACGTAAACAGGGGAACGCGTTATATGTCGCTTAGCATTAAATGTACTCTTTACACAACCATGCACATTAGAATTACGCGAGTGTGTCATTATCATTCATCATATTGAGACTAACGAGTTGTAACATGCTAGAGGGAAGGATCGagttttcttttcgtttgttcTATATTAAGTCGAGGCTAATCGCGTGGTTATAGTGGAGGACCGCATACTTAGTCCGTCAACGACACTGATTTCTTTGTCCAGTTAGGAACCGTATAATTTTAGTATTTATACATATTAATTATATGtcatatatatagatatatatttatgtaattgGAAAATATG
Protein-coding sequences here:
- the Klc gene encoding kinesin light chain isoform X5, whose product is MCKKIEIIGRMTAMSQDEIVAGARTVAQGLEALRVEHEGLLQGLQSQDAPAARDKSSLLSRNIELIKLGLGEAEVMMALANHLQKVEAEKQKLRTQVKRLCQENAWLRDELAGTQQKLQASEQAVAALEEANKHLEFMEDMRQYDPDPPADDETSKDRPKRDPVVDLFPDDDVVDERNSKSISPTPPSQFAQVNAGYEIPARLRTLHNLVIQYAAQGRYEVAVPLCKQALEDLEKTSGHDHPDVATMLNILALVYRDQNKFKEAANLLNDALSIREKTLGENHPAVAATLNNLAVLYGKRGKYKEAEPLCKRALAIRELVLGRDHPDVAKQLNNLALLCQNQAKYEEVQRYYQRALEIYEMKLGPDDPNVAKTKNNLASCFLKQGKYKEAEVLYKQVLTRAHEKEFGAIASDNKPIWQVAEEREENKHKNKGNAPYGEYGGWHKAAKVDSPTVTTTLKNLGALYRRQGKYEAADTLEDCALRSRKEQTLEFVKQGKVAQILGEGKGSTRRGSRSSLANSEHEQHDESSLALAQRALHEGQSGHHDASSNKPGFKNKIFQAFGIHSSTTRSTSYARNKGYYVRNICESMSLNDVQGSALFNTQLNIV
- the Klc gene encoding kinesin light chain isoform X3: MGRTDMSKTLNAYRIKKIEIIGRMTAMSQDEIVAGARTVAQGLEALRVEHEGLLQGLQSQDAPAARDKSSLLSRNIELIKLGLGEAEVMMALANHLQKVEAEKQKLRTQVKRLCQENAWLRDELAGTQQKLQASEQAVAALEEANKHLEFMEDMRQYDPDPPADDETSKDRPKRDPVVDLFPDDDVVDERNTISPTPPSQFAQVNAGYEIPARLRTLHNLVIQYAAQGRYEVAVPLCKQALEDLEKTSGHDHPDVATMLNILALVYRDQNKFKEAANLLNDALSIREKTLGENHPAVAATLNNLAVLYGKRGKYKEAEPLCKRALAIRELVLGRDHPDVAKQLNNLALLCQNQAKYEEVQRYYQRALEIYEMKLGPDDPNVAKTKNNLASCFLKQGKYKEAEVLYKQVLTRAHEKEFGAIASDNKPIWQVAEEREENKHKNKGNAPYGEYGGWHKAAKVDSPTVTTTLKNLGALYRRQGKYEAADTLEDCALRSRKEQTLEFVKQGKVAQILGEGKGSTRRGSRSSLANSEHEQHDESSLALAQRALHEGQSGHHDASSNKPGFKNKIFQAFGIHSSTTRSTSYARNKGYYVRNICESMSLNDVQGSALFNTQLNIV
- the Klc gene encoding kinesin light chain isoform X4 — its product is MDRSEDKKIEIIGRMTAMSQDEIVAGARTVAQGLEALRVEHEGLLQGLQSQDAPAARDKSSLLSRNIELIKLGLGEAEVMMALANHLQKVEAEKQKLRTQVKRLCQENAWLRDELAGTQQKLQASEQAVAALEEANKHLEFMEDMRQYDPDPPADDETSKDRPKRDPVVDLFPDDDVVDERNSKSISPTPPSQFAQVNAGYEIPARLRTLHNLVIQYAAQGRYEVAVPLCKQALEDLEKTSGHDHPDVATMLNILALVYRDQNKFKEAANLLNDALSIREKTLGENHPAVAATLNNLAVLYGKRGKYKEAEPLCKRALAIRELVLGRDHPDVAKQLNNLALLCQNQAKYEEVQRYYQRALEIYEMKLGPDDPNVAKTKNNLASCFLKQGKYKEAEVLYKQVLTRAHEKEFGAIASDNKPIWQVAEEREENKHKNKGNAPYGEYGGWHKAAKVDSPTVTTTLKNLGALYRRQGKYEAADTLEDCALRSRKEQTLEFVKQGKVAQILGEGKGSTRRGSRSSLANSEHEQHDESSLALAQRALHEGQSGHHDASSNKPGFKNKIFQAFGIHSSTTRSTSYARNKGYYVRNICESMSLNDVQGSALFNTQLNIV
- the Klc gene encoding kinesin light chain isoform X1, with translation MGRTDMSKTLNAYRIKKIEIIGRMTAMSQDEIVAGARTVAQGLEALRVEHEGLLQGLQSQDAPAARDKSSLLSRNIELIKLGLGEAEVMMALANHLQKVEAEKQKLRTQVKRLCQENAWLRDELAGTQQKLQASEQAVAALEEANKHLEFMEDMRQYDPDPPADDETSKDRPKRDPVVDLFPDDDVVDERNSKSISPTPPSQFAQVNAGYEIPARLRTLHNLVIQYAAQGRYEVAVPLCKQALEDLEKTSGHDHPDVATMLNILALVYRDQNKFKEAANLLNDALSIREKTLGENHPAVAATLNNLAVLYGKRGKYKEAEPLCKRALAIRELVLGRDHPDVAKQLNNLALLCQNQAKYEEVQRYYQRALEIYEMKLGPDDPNVAKTKNNLASCFLKQGKYKEAEVLYKQVLTRAHEKEFGAIASDNKPIWQVAEEREENKHKNKGNAPYGEYGGWHKAAKVDSPTVTTTLKNLGALYRRQGKYEAADTLEDCALRSRKEQTLEFVKQGKVAQILGEGKGSTRRGSRSSLANSEHEQHDESSLALAQRALHEGQSGHHDASSNKPGFKNKIFQAFGIHSSTTRSTSYARNKGYYVRNICESMSLNDVQGSALFNTQLNIV
- the Klc gene encoding kinesin light chain isoform X2, producing MGRTDMSKTLNAYRIKKIEIIGRMTAMSQDEIVAGARTVAQGLEALRVEHEGLLQGLQSQDAPAARDKSSLLSRNIELIKLGLGEAEVMMALANHLQKVEAEKQKLRTQVKRLCQENAWLRDELAGTQQKLQASEQAVAALEEANKHLEFMEDMRQYDPDPPADDETSKDRPKRDPVVDLFPDDDVVDERNSKSISPTPPSQFAQVNAGYEIPARLRTLHNLVIQYAAQGRYEVAVPLCKQALEDLEKTSGHDHPDVATMLNILALVYRDQNKFKEAANLLNDALSIREKTLGENHPAVAATLNNLAVLYGKRGKYKEAEPLCKRALAIRELVLGRDHPDVAKQLNNLALLCQNQAKYEEVQRYYQRALEIYEMKLGPDDPNVAKTKNNLASCFLKQGKYKEAEVLYKQVLTRAHEKEFGAIASDNKPIWQVAEEREENKHKNKGNAPYGEYGGWHKAAKVDSPTVTTTLKNLGALYRRQGKYEAADTLEDCALRSRKETLEFVKQGKVAQILGEGKGSTRRGSRSSLANSEHEQHDESSLALAQRALHEGQSGHHDASSNKPGFKNKIFQAFGIHSSTTRSTSYARNKGYYVRNICESMSLNDVQGSALFNTQLNIV
- the Klc gene encoding kinesin light chain isoform X7 translates to MGRTDMSKTLNAYRIKKIEIIGRMTAMSQDEIVAGARTVAQGLEALRVEHEGLLQGLQSQDAPAARDKSSLLSRNIELIKLGLGEAEVMMALANHLQKVEAEKQKLRTQVKRLCQENAWLRDELAGTQQKLQASEQAVAALEEANKHLEFMEDMRQYDPDPPADDETSKDRPKRDPVVDLFPDDDVVDERNSKSISPTPPSQFAQVNAGYEIPARLRTLHNLVIQYAAQGRYEVAVPLCKQALEDLEKTSGHDHPDVATMLNILALVYRDQNKFKEAANLLNDALSIREKTLGENHPAVAATLNNLAVLYGKRGKYKEAEPLCKRALAIRELVLGRDHPDVAKQLNNLALLCQNQAKYEEVQRYYQRALEIYEMKLGPDDPNVAKTKNNLASCFLKQGKYKEAEVLYKQVLTRAHEKEFGAIASDNKPIWQVAEEREENKHKNKGNAPYGEYGGWHKAAKVDSPTVTTTLKNLGALYRRQGKYEAADTLEDCALRSRKEQTLEFVKQGKVAQILGEGKGSTRRGSRSSLANSEHEQHDEDKKYFVRTQ
- the Klc gene encoding kinesin light chain isoform X9, coding for MGRTDMSKTLNAYRIKKIEIIGRMTAMSQDEIVAGARTVAQGLEALRVEHEGLLQGLQSQDAPAARDKSSLLSRNIELIKLGLGEAEVMMALANHLQKVEAEKQKLRTQVKRLCQENAWLRDELAGTQQKLQASEQAVAALEEANKHLEFMEDMRQYDPDPPADDETSKDRPKRDPVVDLFPDDDVVDERNSKSISPTPPSQFAQVNAGYEIPARLRTLHNLVIQYAAQGRYEVAVPLCKQALEDLEKTSGHDHPDVATMLNILALVYRDQNKFKEAANLLNDALSIREKTLGENHPAVAATLNNLAVLYGKRGKYKEAEPLCKRALAIRELVLGRDHPDVAKQLNNLALLCQNQAKYEEVQRYYQRALEIYEMKLGPDDPNVAKTKNNLASCFLKQGKYKEAEVLYKQVLTRAHEKEFGAIASDNKPIWQVAEEREENKHKNKGNAPYGEYGGWHKAAKVDSPTVTTTLKNLGALYRRQGKYEAADTLEDCALRSRKEDKKYFVRTQ
- the Klc gene encoding kinesin light chain isoform X8; translated protein: MGRTDMSKTLNAYRIKKIEIIGRMTAMSQDEIVAGARTVAQGLEALRVEHEGLLQGLQSQDAPAARDKSSLLSRNIELIKLGLGEAEVMMALANHLQKVEAEKQKLRTQVKRLCQENAWLRDELAGTQQKLQASEQAVAALEEANKHLEFMEDMRQYDPDPPADDETSKDRPKRDPVVDLFPDDDVVDERNSKSISPTPPSQFAQVNAGYEIPARLRTLHNLVIQYAAQGRYEVAVPLCKQALEDLEKTSGHDHPDVATMLNILALVYRDQNKFKEAANLLNDALSIREKTLGENHPAVAATLNNLAVLYGKRGKYKEAEPLCKRALAIRELVLGRDHPDVAKQLNNLALLCQNQAKYEEVQRYYQRALEIYEMKLGPDDPNVAKTKNNLASCFLKQGKYKEAEVLYKQVLTRAHEKEFGAIASDNKPIWQVAEEREENKHKNKGNAPYGEYGGWHKAAKVDSPTVTTTLKNLGALYRRQGKYEAADTLEDCALRSRKETLEFVKQGKVAQILGEGKGSTRRGSRSSLANSEHEQHDEDKKYFVRTQ
- the Klc gene encoding kinesin light chain isoform X6, encoding MTAMSQDEIVAGARTVAQGLEALRVEHEGLLQGLQSQDAPAARDKSSLLSRNIELIKLGLGEAEVMMALANHLQKVEAEKQKLRTQVKRLCQENAWLRDELAGTQQKLQASEQAVAALEEANKHLEFMEDMRQYDPDPPADDETSKDRPKRDPVVDLFPDDDVVDERNSKSISPTPPSQFAQVNAGYEIPARLRTLHNLVIQYAAQGRYEVAVPLCKQALEDLEKTSGHDHPDVATMLNILALVYRDQNKFKEAANLLNDALSIREKTLGENHPAVAATLNNLAVLYGKRGKYKEAEPLCKRALAIRELVLGRDHPDVAKQLNNLALLCQNQAKYEEVQRYYQRALEIYEMKLGPDDPNVAKTKNNLASCFLKQGKYKEAEVLYKQVLTRAHEKEFGAIASDNKPIWQVAEEREENKHKNKGNAPYGEYGGWHKAAKVDSPTVTTTLKNLGALYRRQGKYEAADTLEDCALRSRKEQTLEFVKQGKVAQILGEGKGSTRRGSRSSLANSEHEQHDESSLALAQRALHEGQSGHHDASSNKPGFKNKIFQAFGIHSSTTRSTSYARNKGYYVRNICESMSLNDVQGSALFNTQLNIV